A window from Leptospira wolffii serovar Khorat str. Khorat-H2 encodes these proteins:
- a CDS encoding flagellar hook-basal body protein: MIRGMYTGSNGMIVQQTRMDVIANNLANVDKTAYKRDTTLFKTFPEMLIHRFNEDGVGKVPMGSFDTAPVVGKLGLGAEVNEIYTRFEQGAVKKTDNPFDLMLQDRPGSEHPAFFSVLTNRGERLSRSGAFVLDTNGFLVTPQGFPLMGENGPIKVARGNFLIKENGEIWINGEIGNDPRNSVGADKNRFETPVLLDRIKVRTVENPRHLDKEGDSFYNDTPESGEPRPFNLDEEPNILQGYLEASNVSVVTEMVEMIEVNRSYEANQKTVQTQDTMLGKLLNDVLR; encoded by the coding sequence ATGATTAGAGGAATGTATACAGGATCCAACGGGATGATCGTGCAGCAAACCCGGATGGATGTGATCGCCAATAATCTCGCTAACGTGGATAAGACCGCTTATAAGAGAGATACGACCCTATTCAAGACGTTCCCGGAAATGCTGATCCATAGGTTCAATGAGGACGGAGTCGGTAAGGTTCCAATGGGTTCCTTCGATACGGCGCCGGTGGTCGGTAAACTAGGGTTAGGTGCCGAGGTGAACGAGATCTACACTAGATTCGAACAGGGAGCCGTGAAGAAAACGGACAATCCTTTCGATCTCATGCTCCAAGATAGACCCGGTTCGGAGCATCCCGCATTCTTTAGCGTATTGACTAATAGAGGGGAGAGACTTTCTCGCTCCGGCGCATTCGTTCTGGACACCAACGGTTTTCTCGTAACCCCTCAAGGATTTCCTTTGATGGGTGAAAACGGTCCGATTAAAGTCGCCAGAGGAAATTTTCTCATCAAGGAAAACGGAGAGATCTGGATCAATGGAGAGATCGGAAACGATCCTCGCAATTCCGTAGGCGCGGATAAGAATCGATTTGAGACTCCCGTTCTTTTGGATAGAATTAAGGTTCGAACCGTAGAGAATCCTCGCCATCTGGATAAGGAAGGAGACTCCTTCTATAACGATACTCCGGAGTCCGGAGAGCCTAGACCGTTTAACTTGGACGAAGAGCCGAATATTCTCCAAGGTTATTTAGAAGCTTCTAATGTTAGCGTAGTTACCGAAATGGTGGAGATGATCGAAGTCAATCGTTCCTACGAGGCCAACCAAAAGACGGTCCAAACCCAGGACACTATGCTAGGCAAGCTCCTGAACGACGTGCTGCGTTAA
- a CDS encoding transposase: MEKSEDGKKNKSAVNTSSKFKHAGIRIEFFEQITKKILQDFYKKKCPHCENQILDKEISTRPDLIRCRVCHYQTSRLAYTPLHQCKLPLWMFGYVFYESLIQHPKVLTSTEISKRLGISYKAALLLKRRFQVFASEQLDKYKQITFKLLEDEFKDFNLPPNENTNITKKMAKRSYICADTAVLYSASARANKGRKRFRHSGATASIYLSDKLGGRQIGTLVHTIAIKGGPVFFHSVPNQKANTLGPIIKEHLPIRTPLFTDQGYRWLWGIYRNHRSVNHNAKSKEGRYRWARNRWSKHGVHSQVAEGNQRLLKTSFGAYCYTTPEYSTLYLNEFAFLKNAKVIGLDALVQKEEEGSVRIGARLFLTQHVVQELA; encoded by the coding sequence ATGGAAAAGTCGGAAGACGGTAAGAAAAACAAGTCAGCAGTAAATACCTCTAGCAAATTCAAACATGCAGGAATCAGAATAGAGTTCTTCGAGCAGATCACAAAGAAGATCTTGCAGGACTTCTACAAAAAGAAATGTCCTCACTGTGAGAATCAAATACTGGACAAAGAAATCTCAACTCGACCGGATCTAATTCGTTGTAGAGTTTGCCATTACCAAACTTCAAGACTAGCATACACTCCCCTTCATCAATGCAAACTTCCACTCTGGATGTTCGGATATGTATTTTACGAATCTCTCATCCAACATCCAAAAGTTCTCACCTCAACAGAGATCTCCAAGAGATTAGGTATTTCATATAAAGCAGCTCTGTTACTCAAAAGAAGATTCCAAGTCTTTGCATCAGAACAATTAGATAAATATAAACAAATAACATTCAAACTCTTGGAGGATGAATTTAAAGACTTCAACTTGCCTCCAAACGAGAATACGAATATAACAAAGAAAATGGCAAAGCGTTCCTATATATGTGCAGATACTGCCGTTTTGTATTCTGCATCTGCAAGAGCAAACAAAGGAAGAAAACGTTTCCGCCACAGTGGAGCTACTGCGTCCATATATCTCTCGGATAAACTTGGTGGAAGACAGATCGGAACCTTAGTTCATACAATTGCAATCAAAGGTGGACCTGTGTTCTTTCACTCAGTTCCAAATCAAAAAGCAAATACACTCGGACCAATCATCAAAGAACATTTGCCAATTCGAACTCCGCTATTCACGGACCAAGGATACCGTTGGCTCTGGGGAATATATAGAAATCATAGATCAGTAAATCATAATGCAAAATCAAAAGAAGGAAGGTATCGTTGGGCAAGAAATAGATGGAGCAAGCACGGAGTTCATTCTCAAGTAGCAGAAGGAAACCAGAGATTACTCAAAACTTCCTTCGGTGCATATTGCTATACAACACCAGAATACTCGACTCTGTATCTGAATGAATTTGCCTTCCTCAAGAACGCGAAAGTCATCGGACTCGACGCTTTAGTTCAGAAGGAAGAGGAAGGCTCTGTGAGGATTGGAGCTAGGTTATTTTTAACGCAGCACGTCGTTCAGGAGCTTGCCTAG
- a CDS encoding transposase, translated as MTTFPFKSTLPKHYNPALNTPYFTQITKKILTDFCPKKCPTPECNGRILDKEISTRPDLIRCPQCRYLTSRLSYTPLHHFKLPIWMFGYVLYESIIQYPKVVTATELSKKLRIGYNAASLLKRRFQLFASDQLPKYKQLTFNALEDNFKDFLLPPNENKDITSKMRNKPYVCVDTAVLYSAGERASQGRKRYRHSGATSSIYLSEKLGGRQVGTLVQTIAIKQGPVFFTSVSNQKADTLGPIIKDHLPTCTPLFTDQGYPWLWGIYKNHRSVNHSARSKDNRYRFARNRWSKNGVHNQVAEGNQRVLKTAFASYGYIKPEYSQLYLNEFSFIKNANVFGLDVLVNDESMCGGRDAFAVNPRARKKGKDF; from the coding sequence ATAACAACTTTCCCATTTAAGTCAACCTTACCTAAACACTACAATCCTGCTCTCAACACACCCTACTTCACCCAGATAACCAAGAAGATACTAACTGACTTCTGCCCAAAGAAGTGCCCAACTCCTGAGTGTAATGGCAGAATCTTAGATAAAGAAATCTCAACTCGGCCCGACTTAATTAGATGCCCTCAGTGTAGATACCTTACATCAAGACTAAGTTACACTCCCCTACATCACTTTAAACTACCAATATGGATGTTCGGATACGTCCTTTATGAATCTATAATCCAATACCCTAAGGTAGTAACAGCAACAGAACTAAGTAAGAAATTAAGAATAGGATATAATGCGGCCAGCTTACTCAAGAGAAGGTTTCAACTATTCGCTTCTGATCAGTTACCAAAGTATAAGCAACTTACATTCAATGCTTTAGAAGATAACTTCAAGGACTTCCTATTACCTCCTAATGAGAACAAAGACATCACCTCTAAGATGAGAAACAAGCCTTACGTATGCGTAGACACTGCTGTATTGTATTCTGCAGGTGAGAGAGCAAGCCAAGGTAGGAAACGATACAGACATAGTGGTGCTACATCTTCTATATACCTTTCAGAAAAATTGGGAGGAAGACAAGTTGGAACATTAGTCCAGACTATAGCAATAAAGCAAGGACCAGTATTCTTCACATCAGTATCTAATCAGAAGGCAGATACCTTAGGACCAATCATCAAAGATCACTTACCTACTTGCACCCCACTTTTTACAGATCAAGGATACCCTTGGCTTTGGGGAATTTACAAGAACCACAGATCAGTGAACCACTCTGCTCGTTCAAAAGATAATAGATATAGATTTGCTCGTAATCGCTGGAGTAAGAATGGAGTTCACAACCAAGTAGCAGAAGGGAATCAAAGGGTCCTTAAAACTGCCTTTGCTTCTTACGGATACATAAAGCCAGAATACTCTCAACTCTATCTGAATGAGTTTAGCTTCATTAAGAATGCGAATGTATTCGGCTTGGATGTGCTCGTTAATGATGAGTCGATGTGTGGAGGTAGGGATGCTTTTGCTGTCAATCCGAGAGCGCGGAAGAAAGGAAAGGATTTTTAA
- a CDS encoding IS3 family transposase (programmed frameshift), giving the protein MSRTGKYSPEFKEQAVKRTLSGSFTIKEVAESLGISYFVLRQWKAEYVKKSEEQNPPTDKQLKENEELKKLRKEVHRLREENAILKKYFSHAFEGTKSRLEFMENNRRLFSVKSMASLFNVSRSGFYEFVKRRKTAIEKYDPKFLKFIYDTWKDNDQNYGFLRLFREVKKVYPNYGARSVRKVMKLCGIKGKQEKRFRPFTTDSRHSKGIAPDLVVRNFKRASMNEVWVSDVTYLRSSLGWLYLCVVLDLYSRRVVGWSLGLRNDSDLVKSALLRGIELRNPPKGLIFHSDRGSNYCSKETRQLLMSNRIRRSNSRKGNCWDNAVSESFFSTLKREMKYNYFYRLEEAQATVFDYIEVYYNRRRLHSFLGYVSPVEFEEKAA; this is encoded by the exons ATGAGTAGGACAGGAAAATACTCTCCAGAGTTTAAAGAACAAGCAGTAAAACGGACATTGTCCGGTTCTTTTACGATAAAAGAAGTAGCAGAGTCGTTAGGAATCAGCTACTTTGTATTGCGTCAATGGAAGGCTGAATACGTGAAGAAGTCAGAAGAACAAAATCCCCCGACAGACAAGCAACTGAAAGAGAACGAAGAATTGAAGAAACTTCGTAAAGAAGTTCACCGCCTCAGGGAGGAGAATGCGATCTTAAAAAAGTATT TCAGCCATGCTTTCGAAGGAACAAAATCTCGATTAGAGTTCATGGAGAACAACAGGAGATTGTTCTCTGTTAAAAGCATGGCCAGCTTATTCAATGTATCTCGATCTGGATTTTATGAATTTGTAAAACGAAGAAAGACCGCAATCGAGAAGTATGATCCTAAGTTTTTGAAATTCATCTATGATACTTGGAAAGATAACGATCAGAATTACGGATTTCTTAGATTATTTCGGGAAGTGAAGAAAGTATATCCTAACTATGGAGCCCGTTCAGTTCGAAAAGTAATGAAACTTTGCGGAATAAAGGGAAAGCAAGAGAAAAGATTTAGACCGTTCACGACAGATTCCAGGCACTCTAAAGGTATTGCCCCTGATTTAGTTGTTAGAAACTTTAAGAGAGCTTCGATGAATGAGGTCTGGGTATCGGACGTAACCTATCTTCGTTCTTCTCTGGGTTGGCTTTATCTTTGTGTTGTTTTAGATCTATATTCTCGAAGAGTGGTCGGCTGGTCTTTAGGTCTTCGTAACGACTCGGATTTAGTTAAGTCCGCTCTCTTGAGGGGGATTGAACTTAGAAATCCACCGAAAGGCCTCATCTTTCATTCGGATCGAGGATCAAACTATTGTTCTAAAGAAACCCGACAACTTCTAATGTCGAACAGAATTAGAAGGAGCAATAGTCGAAAAGGAAATTGCTGGGACAATGCAGTCTCAGAATCTTTCTTTAGCACTCTTAAGAGAGAGATGAAGTATAACTATTTCTATAGATTAGAAGAAGCCCAAGCAACAGTTTTTGATTATATAGAAGTTTATTATAATAGACGAAGATTACATTCTTTTTTAGGATACGTGAGTCCCGTTGAATTTGAAGAAAAAGCGGCTTAA
- a CDS encoding type I restriction-modification system subunit M, with protein sequence MALKKSELYSSIWQSCDELRGGMDASQYKDYVLVLLFIKYISDKYSGGMYEPIKIPKGASFRDMIALKGKADIGDQINKKIIAPLAKANKLSDMPDFNSDKLGSGKEKVERLGNLISIFENPALDFSKNRAEGDDLLGDAYEYLMRHFATESGKSKGQFYTPAEVSRVIAQVIGIRSAKTGPSTSVYDPTCGSGSLLLKVADEAETDVTLYGQEKDSATTGLARMNMILHNNPGALIENGNTLSDPKFKERDKLKTFDYVIANPPFSDKRWSTGIDTEKDPYDRFEPFGVPPGKQGDYAYLLHIVRSLKKNGKGACILPHGVLFRGNAEAEIRKNLVRKGYIKGIIGLPANLFYGTGIPACIIVIDKEDSQARKGIFMMDASSGFIKDGNKNRLRSRDIHKIVDVFIKQDDVAKYARMVPLDEIEKNEFNLNLPRYVDSQEEDDLQDINGHLRGGIPVRDIDALSAYWKICPGLRNTLFKENRPGYVDLTVSKSEIENVIFNHTEFKLLVDKMNAHFGAWKEKKLSALKKLKPGFLPTEFISELSEGLLLHYEGQPLIDRYSVYQHLMDYWGDIMQDDCYLISKGGWKAETYRVLVKDKNGRDKDKGWVCDLIPKELIVSRFFSREKVALSELQNELEEIIAQMQELEEENGIDEGVFSGLEKINKALVNARLKEIANDSDAKEEIQVLKNWLRLSDQEIELRRQEKVKEAELDDLAYKKYPKLTESEIKMLVVDYKWLTQLDMAVHGEMDRISKMLKQRVKELTERYVTPLSEFTKKVEDLEVKVAAHLKKMGFQWN encoded by the coding sequence ATGGCTCTAAAAAAATCTGAACTTTACTCTTCCATCTGGCAAAGCTGCGATGAATTACGCGGCGGTATGGATGCCAGCCAATACAAAGACTATGTGCTCGTTCTTTTGTTTATAAAATATATCAGCGACAAGTATAGCGGTGGTATGTACGAACCTATAAAAATACCCAAGGGTGCGAGTTTCAGAGATATGATCGCACTAAAAGGTAAGGCAGATATAGGAGATCAAATTAATAAGAAAATTATTGCTCCACTTGCAAAAGCTAACAAGCTTTCCGACATGCCTGATTTTAATTCTGATAAATTAGGTAGCGGCAAAGAAAAAGTAGAAAGACTTGGTAACCTGATTTCGATATTCGAAAACCCTGCATTAGATTTTTCCAAGAACCGCGCGGAAGGTGACGATCTTTTAGGTGATGCGTACGAATATCTCATGCGTCACTTTGCTACCGAAAGCGGAAAGAGTAAGGGACAATTTTATACTCCGGCTGAAGTGAGTCGCGTAATCGCTCAAGTCATCGGAATTCGTTCTGCAAAAACAGGACCTTCTACTAGTGTGTATGATCCAACTTGTGGTTCTGGTTCTCTGCTTTTGAAGGTAGCTGACGAAGCTGAAACTGATGTGACTCTCTATGGGCAAGAAAAAGATAGTGCGACGACCGGACTTGCTCGAATGAATATGATCTTGCATAATAATCCAGGTGCACTGATCGAAAATGGAAATACCCTTTCTGATCCAAAGTTCAAAGAAAGAGATAAACTTAAAACCTTCGATTACGTAATTGCAAATCCACCGTTTAGCGATAAGAGATGGAGCACAGGAATTGATACTGAAAAGGATCCATACGATCGATTTGAGCCGTTTGGTGTGCCGCCAGGTAAGCAAGGTGATTATGCATATTTGCTACATATTGTCCGTTCGTTAAAAAAAAATGGTAAGGGAGCTTGTATTCTTCCTCATGGAGTTCTTTTCCGGGGAAATGCAGAAGCGGAGATTCGAAAAAATTTAGTAAGGAAAGGATATATTAAAGGGATTATCGGTCTCCCTGCAAACTTGTTTTATGGTACTGGAATTCCTGCGTGTATCATAGTAATTGATAAAGAAGATTCTCAAGCAAGAAAGGGAATCTTCATGATGGATGCAAGTTCCGGCTTTATCAAGGATGGAAATAAAAATCGTCTGCGGTCGCGTGATATTCATAAGATTGTGGATGTGTTTATTAAACAAGATGATGTCGCTAAGTATGCTAGAATGGTCCCGCTTGATGAGATTGAAAAGAATGAATTCAATCTGAATTTGCCTCGTTACGTTGATTCCCAGGAAGAAGATGATCTGCAAGACATCAATGGGCATTTGCGAGGTGGTATACCTGTTCGCGACATTGATGCACTTTCTGCTTATTGGAAGATTTGTCCTGGACTCAGGAATACTCTTTTTAAAGAAAATCGTCCGGGATATGTGGATCTTACTGTTTCTAAATCAGAAATCGAAAATGTGATCTTCAACCATACAGAATTTAAATTGTTAGTTGATAAAATGAATGCCCATTTTGGTGCTTGGAAAGAGAAAAAACTTTCTGCTTTGAAAAAATTAAAACCTGGGTTTCTGCCAACGGAATTTATTTCCGAACTTTCAGAAGGGCTACTTTTGCATTACGAGGGTCAGCCGTTGATCGATCGATACTCCGTGTATCAACATCTCATGGATTATTGGGGCGATATTATGCAGGATGATTGTTACTTGATTTCTAAAGGTGGATGGAAAGCAGAAACGTATCGTGTGCTTGTTAAAGATAAGAATGGCAGAGATAAAGATAAAGGTTGGGTATGCGATCTTATTCCGAAAGAGCTGATCGTGAGTCGATTCTTTAGTAGGGAAAAGGTGGCACTCTCTGAATTGCAAAATGAGTTGGAAGAAATTATTGCACAAATGCAGGAATTGGAAGAAGAAAACGGCATCGATGAAGGTGTATTCTCGGGACTGGAAAAAATCAACAAAGCATTAGTGAATGCGCGTCTGAAAGAAATTGCCAATGATTCGGATGCAAAAGAAGAAATTCAAGTGTTGAAAAATTGGCTTAGACTTTCAGATCAAGAAATAGAATTGCGAAGGCAGGAAAAAGTAAAGGAAGCAGAACTCGATGACCTAGCTTATAAGAAATATCCCAAATTAACTGAATCTGAAATCAAGATGCTGGTTGTGGATTACAAATGGCTCACGCAACTCGATATGGCGGTTCATGGGGAAATGGATAGAATTAGCAAGATGCTTAAGCAACGTGTTAAAGAACTTACAGAACGTTATGTAACGCCTCTGTCTGAATTTACGAAAAAAGTAGAGGATCTGGAAGTAAAAGTTGCAGCGCATTTAAAGAAGATGGGATTCCAATGGAACTGA
- a CDS encoding restriction endonuclease subunit S → MELKSGFKQTEVGVIPEDWEVRTMDTFGRIIRGASPRPQGDRRYFGGNIPRLMVEDITRDHHWVTAETDFLTNEGAKMSRYCKRGTLVVVCSGTPTAVGLPARLAIDACIHDGILAFQNIEYNVELDFLFHALAANQSKLHSAATHGGTFVNLTTTGFGQFRIAKPTSLPEQKAIAEALGDVDSLIESLEQLVEKKKNIKQGAMQELLTGKRRLPGFSGEWVERKLGDLAIFAKVGINPAITPDAIFVHFSLPAFDSGAEPIVEFGSQIGSSKLRVPQGAILISKLNPRISRIWAPAHVPDNAICSTEFLPLVPYSHYHRDYLTFIFKSEPFQAQLVLNAVGTTGSHTRIQPNQALQCTFWITVDMKEQIAIAAILSEMDSEISALEEKLFKTRVIKQGMMQELLTGRIRLVQPAVI, encoded by the coding sequence ATGGAACTGAAGTCGGGTTTCAAACAAACCGAAGTCGGTGTGATTCCCGAGGACTGGGAAGTTAGAACTATGGATACTTTTGGTCGTATTATTAGAGGTGCTAGTCCGCGTCCTCAGGGAGATAGGCGATACTTTGGCGGGAATATTCCACGATTGATGGTGGAAGACATCACTCGTGATCATCACTGGGTTACAGCAGAAACAGACTTCCTAACTAACGAAGGTGCTAAAATGAGCCGATATTGCAAGCGCGGTACTCTTGTAGTTGTATGTTCAGGGACCCCAACCGCAGTTGGTTTACCGGCGCGGTTGGCTATAGATGCGTGTATCCATGACGGAATTTTGGCTTTTCAGAATATTGAATACAATGTGGAGCTCGATTTTCTATTTCATGCTCTCGCGGCGAATCAAAGTAAACTTCATTCCGCAGCAACGCATGGAGGCACTTTTGTAAATCTCACGACTACAGGATTTGGTCAATTTCGGATTGCAAAGCCTACGTCCCTACCTGAGCAAAAAGCAATTGCGGAAGCATTAGGCGATGTCGATTCACTTATTGAATCTCTAGAACAGCTCGTCGAAAAGAAAAAAAACATTAAGCAAGGAGCCATGCAGGAATTGCTTACAGGGAAGAGGAGATTACCGGGGTTTAGCGGAGAATGGGTCGAAAGAAAGTTAGGGGACCTCGCTATTTTTGCTAAAGTGGGGATTAATCCTGCAATAACGCCCGATGCAATATTTGTCCACTTTAGTTTGCCAGCCTTTGATTCGGGTGCCGAACCGATTGTAGAATTTGGATCACAGATAGGAAGTAGTAAGCTCCGCGTACCTCAGGGGGCAATTTTAATTTCAAAGCTTAATCCTAGGATTTCTCGTATTTGGGCACCAGCACATGTTCCTGATAATGCCATATGTTCTACAGAATTCTTACCCTTGGTACCCTACTCACATTACCATCGCGATTATTTAACATTTATTTTCAAGTCTGAGCCGTTTCAAGCTCAACTAGTATTAAATGCAGTAGGTACAACAGGAAGTCACACACGAATACAACCTAATCAAGCGCTGCAATGTACCTTTTGGATCACTGTTGACATGAAAGAACAAATTGCCATCGCCGCCATCCTCTCCGAAATGGATTCCGAAATCTCCGCACTTGAAGAAAAACTTTTCAAAACACGCGTGATCAAGCAGGGGATGATGCAAGAATTGCTAACGGGTAGGATTCGTCTAGTTCAGCCAGCTGTAATCTAG
- a CDS encoding type I restriction endonuclease subunit R: protein MSQISVSERVTQNRIIQLFQKQLGYKYLGNWEAREGNSNIEEEYLSAWLKKRGIPEQKINSAIYGFRTEANHSNRDLYHNNMAVFSLLVHGVTIKLDAAENAETIHLIDWDDPDQNEFAIAEEVTLLGVAERRPDLVLYINGIAVAVIELKRGSVNLSNGIGQLISNQSKEFNAWFFSTVQFVFAGNDSEGMRYGTIGTEAKNFLIWKEDELDNDLLKLDKYLIKICKRNRFLDLMQNFVLFDGGKKKVPRVHQYFAIKAAQKNVKARAGGIIWHTQGSGKSTVMVYLARWILTNNPKARVAVITDRDELDKQIEGVFRQVGESIHKAKSGKDLMLQLGKPSPRLLCSLIHKFGNKETEDFEQLIRDLESEPAKTYGEIFVFVDECHRTQSGKLHRLMRAIMPNAVFIGFTGTPLLKKDAATTLEVFGKYIHTYKFNEAVEDQVILDLVYEARDVDQHLTSKEKTDEWFEASSKGLNKYQQDELKHSWGTMQKLLSSKSRMERIIGDIMLDFKTRPRLSSDRGNAILVASSIYEACKYYSLLQGTPFKNQCAVITSYNPKTRDISEDDMGANTKTDKEFIYDTYEKILDNIVSKPAKTKAETYEDMARNMFVDEPAKMKLLVVVDKLLTGFDAPACTFLYIDKSMQDHGLFQAICRTNRLDGDDKQFGYVVDYKDLFKKVENAIAVYTSELDNSFDGTSSAILLKDRIANAKEKLEEAREAYALLCEPVRPPRAYLDFQHYFCGNTEIPSDLEERELQRFQLYKATAVLVRCYSNLSNDLDRAGYTPKEIEKVKVEVKDAVELRDKIRMASGEYLDLKPYEADMRHLIDTYIQADEPRNISPFGEIGLLDLIIKSGIAKAIFDQLGKFKGDMESIAETIENNVRRKIIKEHLNDPNFYDKMSELLTEIIADRKAKAIDYEQYLKRIAELIKNLDSGKTADTPKTLNTKGKLALYHNLNQNESLALQIDAKILSIRPDDWRGILPREQIIKKGLFEILGSEEEVERIFPIVKQHSEY, encoded by the coding sequence ATGAGCCAGATCTCCGTATCCGAACGAGTTACCCAAAACCGTATCATTCAACTTTTTCAAAAACAACTCGGCTATAAGTATCTCGGTAATTGGGAAGCAAGAGAAGGGAACAGTAATATTGAAGAAGAGTATCTGTCTGCTTGGCTTAAAAAACGAGGAATTCCGGAACAAAAAATAAATTCGGCCATATACGGGTTTAGAACAGAAGCAAATCATTCCAATCGTGATCTCTATCACAATAATATGGCTGTCTTTAGCTTGCTTGTTCACGGAGTTACCATCAAATTAGATGCTGCTGAAAATGCAGAAACTATCCATCTCATTGATTGGGATGATCCAGATCAGAATGAATTTGCGATTGCGGAAGAAGTAACTTTACTTGGTGTTGCTGAAAGAAGGCCGGATCTTGTTCTTTATATTAATGGAATCGCAGTTGCAGTTATAGAACTGAAGCGCGGAAGTGTGAACCTTAGCAACGGGATTGGACAACTAATATCGAATCAAAGTAAGGAATTTAATGCATGGTTCTTTAGTACGGTTCAATTTGTTTTTGCCGGTAATGATTCAGAAGGAATGCGATATGGAACGATAGGAACTGAAGCTAAGAATTTTCTAATCTGGAAAGAAGACGAATTGGACAATGATCTTCTTAAGCTTGATAAATATTTAATAAAGATTTGTAAGAGAAATAGATTCCTCGATTTGATGCAAAACTTTGTATTATTCGACGGAGGCAAAAAGAAAGTTCCTCGTGTTCACCAGTATTTCGCAATCAAAGCCGCTCAGAAAAATGTAAAAGCTCGTGCCGGTGGTATCATTTGGCATACCCAGGGAAGCGGCAAAAGTACAGTAATGGTTTATCTTGCACGTTGGATTTTGACCAATAATCCAAAGGCGAGAGTGGCTGTAATAACCGATAGGGATGAACTCGACAAGCAAATTGAGGGGGTTTTTCGGCAGGTTGGAGAGTCGATCCATAAAGCGAAAAGTGGTAAGGACCTTATGTTGCAGCTTGGCAAACCGAGCCCTCGTCTCCTTTGTTCTTTAATTCACAAGTTCGGGAATAAAGAAACGGAAGATTTTGAACAGCTGATTAGGGATCTTGAATCTGAGCCCGCAAAGACTTACGGCGAAATTTTCGTTTTTGTAGATGAATGTCATAGGACGCAAAGTGGCAAACTCCACAGATTGATGAGGGCGATTATGCCTAATGCTGTATTTATCGGTTTCACCGGTACACCGTTGCTCAAGAAAGATGCTGCTACCACTCTCGAAGTTTTTGGAAAATACATTCACACATATAAATTTAATGAGGCGGTGGAAGATCAGGTTATATTGGATTTAGTCTATGAAGCTCGAGATGTGGATCAACATCTAACATCCAAGGAAAAAACAGATGAATGGTTTGAAGCTTCCTCAAAGGGGTTAAATAAATATCAGCAGGATGAATTGAAGCATAGCTGGGGAACAATGCAAAAACTGCTCAGTTCTAAATCCAGAATGGAACGAATTATTGGAGACATTATGTTAGACTTTAAAACGCGTCCAAGACTTTCCAGTGATCGAGGGAATGCAATTCTCGTAGCCTCGAGTATATACGAAGCGTGCAAATATTACTCTCTCTTGCAAGGAACTCCCTTTAAAAATCAATGTGCGGTGATTACATCTTATAATCCCAAAACTCGCGATATATCAGAAGACGATATGGGAGCGAATACAAAGACAGACAAAGAATTCATCTATGATACCTACGAAAAGATCTTAGACAATATTGTCTCTAAACCAGCCAAAACAAAAGCCGAAACCTATGAAGATATGGCACGCAATATGTTTGTAGATGAACCAGCAAAGATGAAACTTTTAGTCGTTGTTGACAAGCTATTGACCGGATTTGATGCTCCCGCTTGTACATTTTTATATATAGATAAGTCTATGCAGGATCATGGGCTTTTTCAAGCAATCTGTCGAACAAATCGCCTAGATGGGGATGACAAACAATTCGGATATGTAGTCGATTACAAAGACCTATTTAAAAAAGTAGAAAACGCAATTGCTGTCTATACATCTGAACTGGACAATTCTTTTGATGGCACAAGCTCTGCAATCTTACTAAAAGATAGAATTGCAAATGCGAAAGAAAAATTAGAAGAAGCAAGGGAAGCATATGCGCTGCTTTGCGAACCAGTAAGGCCTCCGCGAGCTTACCTTGATTTTCAGCATTATTTCTGTGGTAATACGGAAATTCCATCTGATTTAGAAGAACGAGAACTACAAAGATTTCAATTGTATAAAGCAACGGCGGTTCTGGTCCGGTGTTATTCGAACTTGAGTAATGATCTTGATCGGGCTGGATATACCCCTAAAGAAATTGAGAAAGTTAAAGTAGAAGTGAAAGATGCCGTTGAACTTAGAGATAAAATTCGAATGGCTTCCGGAGAATACTTGGATTTGAAGCCGTACGAAGCTGATATGCGTCATTTAATAGATACATATATTCAAGCGGACGAACCCCGAAATATTTCGCCATTCGGGGAAATTGGATTACTTGATCTAATAATTAAGAGTGGAATAGCAAAGGCAATTTTCGATCAACTTGGCAAATTCAAAGGGGACATGGAGTCCATTGCTGAAACAATTGAGAACAATGTTCGTCGAAAGATCATTAAGGAACATTTGAATGACCCTAATTTTTATGATAAGATGTCCGAGTTGTTGACTGAGATTATTGCCGATCGAAAGGCGAAGGCGATCGATTATGAGCAATATTTAAAGAGAATTGCTGAGTTGATTAAGAATTTAGATTCCGGAAAAACGGCGGACACACCAAAGACATTGAACACAAAGGGAAAATTGGCTTTGTATCATAACTTGAACCAAAATGAATCCCTTGCGCTCCAAATCGACGCAAAGATACTTTCGATCCGACCTGATGATTGGAGAGGTATTTTGCCTCGAGAACAAATCATAAAAAAAGGACTTTTCGAAATTCTCGGCAGTGAAGAAGAAGTTGAAAGGATTTTTCCGATCGTTAAGCAACATTCAGAATACTAA